A region from the Malus domestica chromosome 07, GDT2T_hap1 genome encodes:
- the LOC139197722 gene encoding uncharacterized protein, whose amino-acid sequence MTLQNAQNNPDLIMGTLNILGHFARVLLDYGATHYVVSHTFVQVTQPHPTPLGYDLEFSMPRGEGCYVDRVYPRCPVMMEDIVMPANLILLDIVNFDVILGTDWLHYNRAKIKCYGKTVTFHRPGLPEVTFVGEPSGEKNGVISAMKAKRLLSKGCQGYLALVVLNDNAPSSVEDVRVVRHFSDVFPNDLPGLPPDRDVEVVIDLLPSTNHISLTPYRMTPDKLRELKVKFQELVDKGFIQPSISPWGAPVLFVRKKDETLRLCIDYRQLNRIDLRSGYYQLNIRSEDSLKQLSGLDMLKYYLTHAPILALPDDIGNFEVYSDASLNGLGYVLMQHGRVIAYASRQLKPHEKNYPTHDLKLAAIIFTLKIWRHYFYGEKLANALSRKTPAKLNVIYDCHVPLLANLRSTGVELGVEDREESLLANFQESRMYVLNNVELKKEILDEAHISAYAMHPGEVGEKVLVGPEIVDETTQNVQLSPWRGVVQYRKKCKLSLRYIEPYLIIERVGEVAYRLELPSELSKVHNVFHVSMLRHYISDPSHVIPPQPLEINSDLTYDEEPMTILDWKDKVLRNKTMRLVKSLMGKSFSGRSYLGDRGPDERDVSTPIL is encoded by the exons ATGACACTGCAAAATGCTCAAAACAATcctgatttaatcatgggtacgttaaatattcttggtcattttgctagagtattgcTTGATTATGGTGCTACGCATTATGttgtttctcatacatttgttcaagtgacgcaacctcatcctacacccctaggatatgatttagagttttctatgcctagaggggaagGATGTTATGTGGATCGGGTATATCCAAGATGTCCAGTGATGATGGAGGATAttgttatgccagctaatcttattcTGTTAGacattgttaattttgatgtgattttgggcactgattggttacattataatcgtgccaaaaTAAAGTGTTATGGAAAGACAGTCACAtttcatcgtcctggattacctgaagttacatttgtaggagaaCCAAGCGGGGAGAAgaatggtgttatttctgccatgaaagccaaaagattgttgtcgaaaggttgtcagggatatttggctcttgtggtgttgaatgataatgctcctagtagtgtggaaGATGTGCGTGTGGTCAGGCATTTTTCGGATGTGTTCCCTAACGATTTacctggattgccgccagacagagatgtggagGTCGTTATTGATCTACTTCCTAGTACGAATcatatatctttgactccttatagaatgacTCCTGataaattaagggaattgaaagttaAGTTTCAAgaattagtggataaaggttttattcagcctagtatttcaccctggggagctccagtcttatttgtgaggaagaaagacgaAACCTTGAGgttgtgcattgattacaggcaattgaatcgg attgacttgaggtctgGTTACTACCAGTTGAATATTAGAAGTGAAGATTCCCTAAAACAGCTttcaggactcgatatg ttgaagtattatctcactcatgcacctattTTAGCACTCCCTGATGATATTGGTAATTTCGAggtctacagtgatgcttctttgaatggtctgGGTTatgtattgatgcaacatggtagggtgattgcttatgcttcgagacagttgaaacctcatgagaagaattaccctactcatgatctgAAGTTAGCGGCtatcatctttactttgaagatttggagacattatttttatggtgagaaat tggcgaatgcacttagtaggaagactccagCTAAACTTAATGTCatatatgattgtcatgttcctcttcttgcaaatttgaggtccactggagtggagttaggagtggaagatagAGAGGAATccttacttgctaattttcaa gaaagcaGAATGTATGTGCTGAATAATGTAGAGCTAAagaaagaaatccttgatgaagcgcatatttcggcatatgcaatgcatccaggag aggttggtgaaaaagttttagtgggccctgagattgtggacgagactactcaaaatgttcag TTATCACCATGGAGAGGTGTTGTGCAGTATAGAAAGAAATGCAAGTTAAGTCTTAGATACATCGAGCCATATTTGATCATTGaaagagttggtgaagttgcttataggcttgagttgccttcaGAATTGTCTAAAGTGCATAATGTATTCCATGTTTCAATGCTCCGACATTATatctcagatccttcacatgtgattcctcctcaacctttggaaattaattcggatttgacttatgatgaggaaccaatgactattttggattggaaagataaggttctgAGGAATAAGACAATGCGTTTGGTGAAAAGTCTTATGGggaaatcattcagtggaagaagctacttgggagacagaggaccggatgagagagatgtatccacgcctattttatga
- the LOC114825779 gene encoding replication protein A 70 kDa DNA-binding subunit B-like → MEIMSLHSLRPYQPANKLQIRVCRMWITKTIEDDPQPQSLDYVFVDKQGDAVHATVNARDIQFFLDLLRVGDAYEITKVRVVHNRTSSKVVPHPTALELNRRTTFVPIDKTNHEIPKQWFNLIDLDQLHKRINNDVELTDVFGYLTAVQPIEDVTVQKSRIAKKKNLNLQDIRGETIRITLWGEAATTFEDSGIKSLPPPIFAAVTSLKVKEYQGNPVLGSTGSTIYIFNPEIPQLTQYKQKFKDLRSPVQILRTSAVMYADRAVGPNFESKTIEEVLLLDPALHKNASFACKATVVRFDLTRGWWYKSCPFCHKAVKKTSGSFQCNEHGLLNRLPEPWFKINIIVEDSTNQHNFLMLGRHAEKILHVSCHTMVIEDGYDDPFIVPPPLKKLEGETKRFLLSFGNQNSDFRKTDFIIYGLLQDQLPLNPATASIYPQTPPATTGKQIISEATPAPVMPSLQSDRHPQLVASPKTSKRALFIDQADKPDSKKTRTGQTETTNSARIAREFHKLVVPKIEPADKEPIAALKTKSQTKKTKDSTEDVRPLKK, encoded by the exons ATGGAGATAATGTCGCTTCATTCTCTAAGACCATACCAGCCAGCAAACAAGCTCCAAATCAGGGTTTGCAGGATGTGGATCACAAAAACCATCGAAGATGATCCTCAGCCACAGAGTCTTGATTATGTGTTTGTTGATAAACAG GGAGATGCAGTTCACGCAACTGTGAATGCTCGagacattcaattttttttggacCTTCTGAGAGTCGGCGATGCATACGAGATCACTAAAGTTCGTGTTGTTCACAACAGGACATCGAGCAAAGTTGTCCCTCATCCTACAGCGCTTGAATTAAATAGGAGAACCACATTCGTTCCAATTGACAAAACAAACCACGAGATCCCAAAGCAATGGTTCAATTTGATTGACCTTGATCAACTTCATAAGAGAATCAACAACGATGTTGAGCTTACAG ATGTGTTTGGTTATTTAACGGCTGTGCAGCCGATTGAAGACGTGACTGTCCAAAAGTCAAGAATTGCAAAGAAGAAGAATCTTAACTTGCAAGATATCAG GGGCGAAACAATTAGGATCACCTTATGGGGAGAAGCTGCAACAACTTTTGAGGACAGTGGAATAAAATCCCTTCCACCACCTATCTTCGCTGCTGTAACAAGCCTCAAAGTCAAAGAATACCAAG GAAACCCTGTTCTTGGAAGCACTGGATCAactatttatattttcaatccAGAGATTCCGCAGCTCACCCAATACAAACAAAA GTTTAAGGATCTGAGATCACCTGTTCAAATCTTGCGCACCTCAGCTGTAATGTATGCAGACCGTGCTGTTGGTCCTAATTTTGAGTCCAAAACAATTGAGGAGGTCCTTCTACTTGATCCTGCTTTACACAAA AATGCAAGTTTTGCATGCAAAGCGACTGTCGTTAGATTTGATTTGACTAGAGGTTGGTGGTACAAGTCGTGCCCATTCTGCCATAAAGCTGTCAAAAAAACTTCCGGATCATTTCAGTGCAATGAACATGGTTTATTAAACAGGTTACCTGAACCATG GTTCAAAATCAATATTATAGTGGAAGATAGCACAAATCAACACAACTTCCTTATGTTAGGAAGGCATGCTGAAAAGATACTTCATGTTTCTTGCCACACTATGGTAATAGAAGATGGATATGACGATCCCTTTATCGTGCCACCGCCTCTAAAAAAATTGGAGGGAGAGACAAAAAGATTTTTGCTATCTTTTGGCAATCAAAACAGTGATTTTCGGAAGACGGACTTTATCATTTATGGATTGCTTCAAGATCAGCTGCCCTTGAACCCAGCGACTGCCTCTATTTACCCGCAAACGCCTCCTGCCACTACAGGAAAACAAATTATAAGTGAAGCGACTCCCGCCCCAGTGATGCCTTCCCTGCAATCAGATCGCCATCCCCAATTGGTTGCATCTCCCAAAACTTCAAAGAGGGCATTGTTCATTGATCAAGCAGACAAACCAGACAG CAAAAAAACTCGCACCGGGCAAACAGAGACAACCAATTCTGCTAGAATTGCCAGAGAATTCCACAAACTGGTTGTCCCTAAGATTGAGCCTGCCGATAAAGAACCGATAGctgcactcaaaacaaagtctcaaaccaaaaaaaccaaggatag tactgaagatgttcgcccaCTGAAAAAATGA
- the LOC103415098 gene encoding UDP-glucuronate 4-epimerase 3 → MTQLKQMSHLDISPPTPGKFKMDKSPYIHRLRGHGSLAKLTFWSFVFLGLILIFFFHSPSPNSLPSDPSRRSLRTYNWGGPAWEKRVRSSAKVRSRHGISVLVTGAAGFVGTHVSAALKRRGDGVLGLDCFNDYYDPSLKRARQALLERSGVFIVEGDINDAPLLSKLFEVVAFTHVMHLAAQAGVRYAMENPGSYVHSNIAGLVNLLEVCKNANPQPAIVWASSSSVYGLNTKVPFSERDRTDQPASLYAATKKAGEEIAHTYNHIYGLSLTGLRFFTVYGPWGRPDMAYFFFTRDILKGKTIPIFEGANHGTVARDFTYIDDIVKGCLASLDTAEKSTGSGGKKKGPAQLRVFNLGNTSPVPVMDLVTILERLLKVKAKRNIMKLPRNGDVQFTHANISSAQRELGYKPTTDLQTGLKKFVRWYLSYYSGGKKASG, encoded by the coding sequence ATGACCCAGCTCAAGCAAATGTCCCACCTCGACATCAGTCCGCCAACGCCCGGCAAGTTCAAGATGGACAAGTCGCCCTATATTCACCGCCTCCGCGGGCACGGCTCTCTCGCCAAGCTCACATTCTGGTCCTTCGTTTTCCTCGGCTTGATCTtgatcttcttcttccactcCCCGTCCCCCAATTCTCTGCCGTCCGATCCCTCCCGCCGCTCTCTCAGAACCTACAATTGGGGCGGACCCGCCTGGGAAAAACGGGTCAGGTCATCCGCCAAAGTCCGGTCTCGCCACGGAATCTCCGTCCTCGTCACCGGTGCTGCCGGCTTCGTCGGGACCCACGTGTCAGCGGCGCTTAAACGTCGCGGAGATGGGGTCCTTGGTCTGGACTGCTTTAATGACTACTACGACCCTTCGTTGAAGAGGGCTCGGCAGGCGCTTTTGGAGCGGAGTGGGGTGTTCATTGTGGAAGGCGACATAAACGACGCCCCTTTGCTGAGCAAGCTCTTCGAGGTGGTGGCGTTCACCCATGTGATGCATTTGGCTGCCCAAGCTGGTGTGAGGTATGCCATGGAAAACCCAGGTTCATATGTTCATAGTAATATAGCTGGTCTTGTTAATCTTCTTGAAGtttgtaaaaatgcaaatccaCAACCTGCAATTGTTTGGGCAAGTTCTAGTTCTGTTTATGGATTAAATACTAAGGTACCCTTTTCGGAAAGAGACCGGACTGACCAGCCGGCTAGTCTCTATGCCGCCACCAAGAAAGCCGGTGAGGAAATTGCACACACTTACAACCATATCTATGGCCTTTCCCTTACCGGGTTGCGGTTCTTTACTGTTTATGGCCCTTGGGGAAGGCCTGATATGGCATACTTCTTTTTCACGAGGGATATATTGAAGGGAAAGACCATTCCAATCTTTGAGGGGGCTAATCATGGAACCGTTGCAAGGGATTTTACCTACATTGATGATATTGTGAAGGGATGCTTGGCGTCATTAGATACCGCTGAGAAGAGTACTGGGAGTGGAGGAAAGAAGAAGGGGCCTGCCCAATTGCGGGTTTTCAATTTGGGAAATACATCGCCAGTGCCAGTTATGGATCTTGTGACCATTTTGGAGAGGCTTttgaaggtgaaggctaagagaaATATAATGAAGTTGCCACGTAATGGGGATGTTCAGTTTACACACGCAAACATTAGTTCGGCTCAGAGGGAACTTGGATATAAGCCTACAACTGATCTGCAGACAGGGCTGAAGAAATTCGTTCGGTGGTACCTCAGTTACTATTCTGGTGGGAAGAAGGCTTCTGGGTGA
- the LOC103454766 gene encoding uncharacterized protein: MDNNNRNVSSSSTSGSGGGGRHWEVKNDRERSRGRGGGGVGGAGKDKIDALGRLLTRILRHMAGELSLNMRSDGYVKVNDLLKLNIKTFANIPVRLHTIDEIKEAVRKDDKQRFGLLEENGELLIRANQGHTTKIVESERLLTPIISSEEVPVCVHGTYRRNLESILRSGLKSMKRLHAHFSRGLPTDGQVISGMRRDVNVLIYLDVKKALEEGMKFYISENKVILTEGFEGVVPVKYFEKIESWPDRTPIPFRRI; the protein is encoded by the exons ATGGACAACAACAATCGCAACGTCAGCAGCAGCAGTACCTCCGGAAG tggaggaggaggaagacatTGGGAGGTGAAAAATGATAGAGAACGATCGAGGGGCCGCGGTGGCGGCGGAGTTGGTGGCGCTGGAAAAGATAAAATTGATGCACTTGGTAGATTATT GACGCGTATATTGCGCCATATGGCGGGTGAGTTGAGTTTGAATATGCGAAGCGATGGATATGTGAAGGTTAATGATCTGTTAAAGCTAAACATAAAGACATTTGCTAATATTCCAGTGAGATTACATACTATTGATGAGATTAAGGAG GCTGTCAGAAAGGATGATAAGCAGCGCTTTggcctcttggaagaaaatggggAACTTTTGATACGTGCAAACCAAGGCCACACAACAAAG ATAGTTGAATCTGAAAGATTGTTAACACCAATCATTTCATCCGAAGAAGTTCCAG TTTGCGTGCATGGGACCTATAGGAGGAATTTGGAATCGATACTAAGGTCCGGTCTAAAAAGCATGAAAAGATTACATGCTCACTTCTCACGTGGCTTGCCGACAGATGGGCAAGTGATTAGCG GTATGAGACGCGATGTCAATGTTTTGATCTATCTCGATGTTAAAAAAGCTTTGGAAG AGGGAATGAAGTTTTACATTTCAGAGAACAAGGTGATCTTGACTGAAGGTTTCGAGGGTGTTGTTCCAGTCAAGTACTTTGAGAAAATAGAATCATGGCCCGATAGAACGCCAATACCTTTCAGAAGAATCTGA